A section of the Methanococcus vannielii SB genome encodes:
- a CDS encoding HD domain-containing protein, which translates to MPKLKIIRDPIHKDIKLNEEEISIVDTPEVQRLRNIKQTGLTCLVYPSANHSRFEHSIGTMHVAGEIAKNLENIDTELTKIVALLHDIGHSPFSHTLEVEGYSHEEFTREKIKKMDFTNYSPKEILEVYSSKGIEGSLIHGDVDADRMDYLVRDSHHTGVAYGTIDIPRLIRSIVIIEDSNKLGISEKGRNTVESLLTARYQMYPTVYMHPASRISETMIKNATLDAIHDKIFKLEDLSEMDDIDLISTLRNSEGTPKEIIKRIDKRKLFKNITTLRYSDLSPKERWTLINLSESSKHRLETEISEFYETRIFLDIPKPPKMVEHRITVLMDDKKYRLDEISPLAESLKNAYKKSWSMMIYLESETFNKMPELLKDGNKFLFKFIENTPIKNPILDVLNEHGTVQGVTKLSNLVKKSANDPEFHLELQKLIFCGLVTKKIEPVRGTFRYDYKSIYTES; encoded by the coding sequence ATGCCAAAATTAAAAATAATACGAGATCCAATCCATAAAGACATTAAACTTAACGAAGAAGAGATTTCAATAGTGGATACTCCAGAAGTCCAAAGGCTTAGAAATATCAAACAAACGGGACTTACTTGCTTAGTTTACCCAAGTGCTAATCATTCACGATTTGAACATTCTATTGGAACAATGCACGTTGCAGGCGAAATTGCGAAAAATTTAGAAAATATAGATACTGAATTAACAAAAATTGTTGCATTGCTCCATGATATTGGGCATTCTCCTTTTTCACATACCTTAGAAGTTGAAGGGTACTCTCATGAAGAATTTACACGTGAAAAAATAAAAAAAATGGATTTTACAAATTATTCCCCTAAGGAAATTTTAGAGGTTTATTCTTCAAAAGGTATTGAGGGTTCTTTAATTCACGGTGACGTTGATGCTGATAGGATGGACTATCTTGTGAGAGATAGCCATCATACGGGCGTTGCATACGGAACAATCGACATTCCAAGACTTATAAGGAGTATTGTAATAATTGAAGATTCAAATAAACTTGGAATATCTGAAAAAGGAAGAAATACTGTAGAATCACTCCTTACTGCAAGATACCAGATGTATCCAACCGTTTACATGCACCCTGCATCCAGAATTTCTGAAACAATGATAAAAAATGCTACATTAGATGCCATTCATGATAAAATATTCAAATTAGAGGATTTATCAGAAATGGATGATATTGACCTTATAAGTACACTTAGAAACTCTGAAGGAACCCCTAAAGAAATTATAAAAAGAATAGATAAAAGAAAGTTATTTAAAAATATCACTACCCTCAGATACAGTGATTTATCACCAAAAGAAAGATGGACATTGATAAATTTATCTGAAAGTAGCAAACATCGCCTTGAAACTGAAATTTCAGAATTTTACGAAACTAGAATTTTTTTAGACATTCCAAAACCGCCTAAAATGGTGGAACATAGAATTACTGTCCTAATGGATGATAAAAAATACCGTTTAGATGAAATTTCTCCCTTAGCGGAAAGTTTAAAAAATGCATATAAAAAATCTTGGAGCATGATGATTTATTTAGAATCTGAAACATTTAATAAAATGCCCGAACTTTTAAAGGATGGAAATAAGTTTTTATTTAAATTTATAGAAAATACGCCGATAAAAAATCCAATACTTGATGTATTAAATGAACACGGGACAGTCCAAGGAGTTACTAAACTTTCAAACCTTGTTAAAAAAAGTGCAAATGATCCAGAATTCCATTTGGAACTTCAAAAACTGATATTTTGTGGATTAGTGACTAAAAAAATAGAACCTGTTAGGGGCACTTTTCGATACGATTATAAAAGTATATACACAGAAAGTTAA
- the cfbE gene encoding coenzyme F430 synthase produces the protein MEVLLIDVNHGALDLSREYLEFSKVSVWDIYGKLEKDQKFKEKNIEVISKIKIIPKNTIPVFSEYSSVIAPVHTPIDFKFKTFHEAVSEIITKKYPEFYEKMITVTGVKGKTTTTELLTHILSSKYRVYLHNSNKGSITPVTVLNKLKDLEKNKNIENYDFLIFEISLGVVSSKYSVLTNIIENYDIAGGRKTASVKIDSLKNSEIVLINRETFDNYNCLKQVNLKNLKIIENDIKIISKYPLRYTYNEQTYEFSDFVLGFHFIENANFAVEICREFMEFNDIKSAVKTFQISNRMEVLKTGNFVTVKNMNPGLDLKAIKYAIDDFLKVFETGILVIGGDFGCTCEEIDLIKLRELIMSYDAKKLNVLLSGDIGYELKKYLDSTIIDINKKVFNDNSLIIYRSKID, from the coding sequence ATGGAAGTGCTTTTAATTGATGTAAACCATGGGGCTTTAGATCTTTCAAGGGAATATTTAGAATTTTCAAAAGTCAGTGTTTGGGATATTTATGGAAAACTCGAAAAAGACCAAAAATTTAAGGAAAAAAATATTGAAGTTATTTCCAAAATAAAAATAATTCCAAAAAATACTATTCCAGTTTTTTCAGAATATTCTTCAGTAATTGCACCGGTTCACACTCCAATCGACTTTAAATTTAAAACATTCCATGAAGCGGTTTCAGAAATTATAACTAAAAAATATCCAGAATTTTATGAAAAAATGATAACAGTTACTGGAGTTAAAGGAAAAACTACAACTACTGAACTTTTAACTCATATCTTATCTTCAAAATACCGTGTATATCTACACAATAGTAATAAAGGTTCTATTACTCCCGTAACTGTTTTAAACAAATTAAAAGACTTGGAAAAAAATAAAAATATTGAAAATTACGATTTTTTAATTTTTGAAATATCTTTAGGGGTAGTTTCTTCAAAATATTCTGTTCTAACAAATATTATTGAGAATTACGATATTGCAGGAGGTAGGAAAACTGCATCGGTTAAAATAGACTCCCTTAAAAATTCTGAGATAGTATTAATTAATCGAGAAACTTTTGATAATTATAACTGCTTAAAACAGGTAAATTTAAAAAATTTAAAAATTATTGAAAATGATATAAAAATTATTTCTAAATATCCTCTAAGGTATACGTATAATGAACAAACCTATGAATTTAGTGATTTCGTGCTTGGTTTTCATTTTATTGAAAATGCAAACTTTGCAGTTGAAATCTGTCGGGAATTTATGGAGTTCAACGATATTAAAAGCGCAGTAAAAACATTTCAAATTTCTAACAGGATGGAAGTATTAAAAACTGGAAATTTCGTAACGGTTAAAAATATGAACCCAGGACTTGATTTAAAGGCGATTAAATATGCGATAGACGACTTTTTAAAAGTTTTTGAAACAGGAATTCTGGTCATTGGAGGGGACTTTGGATGCACGTGTGAGGAAATAGATTTAATCAAATTACGTGAATTAATAATGTCTTATGACGCTAAAAAACTTAACGTTCTGCTTTCAGGTGACATTGGATATGAGTTAAAAAAGTATTTGGACTCAACTATCATTGATATTAATAAAAAAGTGTTTAATGACAATTCATTAATAATTTATAGGTCAAAAATAGATTAA
- the cofF gene encoding coenzyme gamma-F420-2:alpha-L-glutamate ligase: MITIACAEGGSTIHSLKKSVEELGEKCNIFLLSDTNLLVDDNFNIETDLIHSRCGIGDYFDRLTLFSWQVLKNLESEGYTFINPLDTIYNSSDKFKTIKMLNKKGITTPKTALIRDFEDSKKFLEVKNMNFPVILKNSFSKCGVKVEKANCFHDLEKMTKNAIWENKIIQEYIDFNEIGIYKDMRVLVVDGEVIGGYRRVSNNFITNLHVGGKIEPLDISEEISELALKCAECMNGYIMGIDILPKNGQYYVIEVNTAPGTKGFRELGIDVDKKIAECLIKYRKN; encoded by the coding sequence ATGATAACAATAGCTTGTGCAGAAGGTGGGTCTACAATACACTCTTTAAAAAAGTCTGTTGAAGAATTAGGAGAGAAATGCAACATTTTTTTACTTTCCGATACTAATTTACTAGTAGATGATAATTTCAACATTGAAACAGATTTAATACATTCAAGATGCGGTATAGGGGATTATTTTGATAGACTAACCCTTTTTTCATGGCAGGTACTTAAAAATTTGGAATCAGAAGGATATACATTTATAAATCCGCTAGATACGATATATAACTCGTCAGACAAGTTTAAAACAATAAAAATGCTAAATAAAAAGGGTATAACTACTCCAAAAACCGCACTTATACGAGATTTTGAAGATTCTAAAAAGTTTTTAGAAGTAAAAAACATGAATTTCCCAGTTATATTAAAAAATTCGTTTTCAAAATGCGGTGTCAAGGTTGAAAAGGCGAACTGTTTTCACGATCTTGAAAAAATGACTAAAAATGCAATATGGGAAAATAAAATTATTCAGGAATATATAGATTTTAATGAAATAGGAATTTATAAAGATATGAGGGTACTTGTTGTAGATGGCGAGGTTATTGGAGGATACAGGAGGGTTAGCAATAATTTTATTACTAATCTTCATGTTGGCGGTAAAATTGAACCATTAGATATTTCTGAAGAAATTTCGGAACTTGCACTAAAATGTGCAGAATGTATGAATGGATATATAATGGGTATAGATATACTACCTAAAAACGGGCAGTATTACGTAATTGAAGTAAACACCGCACCTGGAACAAAGGGTTTTCGGGAACTTGGAATTGATGTTGATAAAAAAATTGCAGAATGCCTTATAAAATACCGAAAAAACTGA
- a CDS encoding ABC transporter permease, with amino-acid sequence MFEALLFSFSFVLLSLLIIFKEKLGFSKEIFIAEILALLQLVILGYIIGIIFSLNLTYTFLLITVMIIIASFMVEGNVTKSKDKKIILSSFFAIFISTAVSTMILVFSGTIIFESQYLIPLLGMVIGNSTNAVSIALERFLNDLKAEKDVLWGYLALGATERQSVSPYIKKSVKASITPHLNSTRAVGLIFIPGAMVGLLIAGIDPIEAAKIQVTIMWMIMFSSIFSSTLSCCLLYRNFIHKTSN; translated from the coding sequence ATGTTTGAAGCCCTTTTATTTTCTTTTTCTTTTGTGTTACTTTCCCTCTTAATAATATTTAAAGAAAAGCTTGGATTTTCCAAAGAAATATTTATTGCAGAAATTTTGGCACTTTTACAGCTTGTAATTTTAGGATACATTATTGGAATTATTTTTAGTTTGAACTTAACTTATACCTTTTTATTAATAACGGTAATGATAATAATCGCTTCATTCATGGTTGAAGGAAACGTTACAAAATCAAAGGATAAAAAAATAATTTTATCCTCTTTTTTTGCAATTTTTATCTCAACAGCCGTTTCTACAATGATTTTGGTATTTTCCGGGACCATAATTTTTGAATCACAGTATTTAATACCTTTACTTGGAATGGTTATTGGGAATTCAACAAATGCGGTTTCAATTGCGTTAGAACGATTTTTAAACGATTTAAAGGCTGAAAAAGATGTTTTATGGGGTTATCTTGCACTTGGGGCAACTGAAAGACAGTCAGTATCCCCCTATATTAAAAAGTCAGTAAAAGCTTCAATAACGCCCCATTTAAATTCAACAAGGGCTGTAGGTTTGATATTTATACCTGGAGCAATGGTTGGATTATTAATTGCAGGAATAGACCCTATTGAAGCTGCAAAAATTCAGGTAACCATAATGTGGATGATAATGTTTTCAAGTATATTTTCAAGTACTCTTTCATGCTGCCTTCTTTACCGGAACTTTATACATAAAACATCTAACTAA